A single genomic interval of Lathyrus oleraceus cultivar Zhongwan6 chromosome 7, CAAS_Psat_ZW6_1.0, whole genome shotgun sequence harbors:
- the LOC127103486 gene encoding uncharacterized protein LOC127103486: protein MVVEAYVLNKEGYVAIGSEPPNKPVLAKGNINVQRLNLLPVEIQVQAVRTQRQYEIPSEDYWSMMTDELVDLDEDRMLALDSLQRQKEKVARAYNKKVKGKMFVVDDLGWRVILPMDKNDRFLGKSSPNWEGPFKVLQAFSNNAYEDEELAPDRRILRVNGKYLKKYRPLLQDVKILTD, encoded by the exons atggttgtcgaagcctaTGTGTTAAATAAAGAGGGTTATGTGGCTATTGGGTCAGAGCCTCCAAACAAGCCAGTTTTGGCTAAAGGAAACATCAATGTGCAGCGTTTGAACT TGTTGCCAGTAGAGATTCAGGTTCAGGCAGTCAGAACCCAAAGGCAatatgaaataccttctgaagattattGGAGCATGATGACAGACGAACTGGTCGATTTAGATGAGGATAGAATGTTAGCCTTGGATTCACTACAAAGGCAGAAAGAAAAAGTCGCCAGAGCGTACAATAAAAAGGTGAAAGGAAAAATGTTCGTTGTCGACGATCTAGGTTGGAGAGTGATCTTGCCTATGGATAAAAATGATAGATTTTTGGGTAAATCGTCCCCTAATTGGGAAGGACCGTTTAAGGTTTTGCAGGCCTTTTCTAATAACGCCTACGAGGAcgaagagttggcaccagataGGCGAATCTTAAGGGTAAATGGaaagtatttgaaaaaatataggcctctccttcaagatGTCAAGATTTTGACAGACTAA